One part of the Lapillicoccus jejuensis genome encodes these proteins:
- a CDS encoding DsbA family oxidoreductase → MVTPVKVDVWSDIACPWCFIGKRRFEQAVARFEGEVEVEFHSFELSPDTPVGYAGSTTEFLARHKGMAPAQVEQMLAQVTGIAEGEGLHYDFDAVRHTNTVLAHQALHHAKAHGRQAELKERLLAAYFEQGRDLGQVDVVVELGAEVGLDADALRRDLEAGTYVDAVRADEAQAASYGINGVPFYVLDGRYGVSGAQSPETFLSALQQVETDRAAARA, encoded by the coding sequence GTGGTGACTCCCGTGAAGGTCGACGTCTGGTCCGACATCGCGTGCCCCTGGTGCTTCATCGGCAAGCGCCGGTTCGAGCAGGCGGTCGCGCGGTTCGAGGGGGAGGTCGAGGTCGAGTTCCACTCCTTCGAGCTCTCGCCCGACACCCCGGTCGGGTACGCCGGCTCCACCACCGAGTTCCTCGCGCGGCACAAGGGGATGGCCCCCGCGCAGGTGGAGCAGATGCTGGCGCAGGTCACGGGTATCGCCGAGGGCGAGGGCCTGCACTACGACTTCGACGCCGTGCGGCACACCAACACCGTGCTCGCGCACCAGGCGCTGCACCACGCCAAGGCTCACGGTCGCCAGGCCGAGCTGAAGGAGCGCCTGCTCGCGGCGTACTTCGAGCAGGGCCGTGACCTCGGGCAGGTCGACGTCGTCGTCGAGCTCGGCGCCGAGGTCGGCCTCGACGCGGACGCGCTGCGTCGCGACCTCGAGGCGGGGACGTACGTCGACGCGGTCCGCGCGGACGAGGCGCAGGCGGCGTCGTACGGGATCAACGGGGTGCCGTTCTACGTCCTCGACGGCCGGTACGGCGTCTCGGGTGCGCAGTCGCCCGAGACCTTCCTGTCCGCGCTGCAGCAGGTCGAGACCGATCGCGCGGCGGCCCGCGCGTGA
- a CDS encoding ATP-binding cassette domain-containing protein produces MSTATTSTTTPPAIETRGLVKRFGGVHALQDVSVTFPRGEITALIGDNGAGKSTLIKTLAGLHVADEGVIEVDGTVVQVTSPRVARELGIETVYQDLGLVDDLTVAENLFLSREPIRSPLLGRLLDKGRMRVRAREMLDEMGAGHRIPVDGIVRWMSGGQRQAVAICRAVAWGASVVILDEPTAALGVNESAEVHQLVRRLREQGITVILISHNFEEIMSLADQVWVMRRGKAVAHRRIADTTGPELVGLLTGATVDDRGSVAAPPVSA; encoded by the coding sequence ATGAGCACGGCGACCACCAGCACCACGACCCCACCGGCCATCGAGACCCGTGGCCTGGTCAAGCGATTCGGCGGGGTGCACGCGCTGCAGGACGTCAGCGTGACGTTCCCCCGGGGCGAGATCACCGCCCTCATCGGCGACAACGGCGCCGGCAAGAGCACCCTCATCAAGACCCTCGCCGGGCTGCACGTCGCTGACGAGGGGGTGATCGAGGTGGACGGCACCGTGGTCCAGGTCACCAGCCCACGGGTCGCCCGGGAGCTGGGGATCGAGACGGTCTACCAGGACCTCGGGCTCGTCGACGACCTCACCGTGGCCGAGAACCTGTTCCTGTCCCGGGAACCGATCCGCAGTCCCCTGCTGGGACGCCTGCTCGACAAGGGGCGCATGCGGGTGCGGGCCCGGGAGATGCTCGACGAGATGGGCGCCGGCCACCGCATCCCCGTCGACGGCATCGTCCGCTGGATGTCGGGCGGCCAGCGCCAGGCCGTCGCCATCTGCCGCGCCGTCGCGTGGGGAGCCTCGGTGGTGATCCTCGACGAACCCACGGCCGCCCTCGGCGTCAACGAGAGCGCCGAGGTGCACCAGCTCGTGCGCCGGCTGCGGGAGCAGGGCATCACCGTCATCCTCATCAGCCACAACTTCGAGGAGATCATGTCGCTGGCCGACCAGGTGTGGGTCATGCGACGCGGTAAGGCTGTCGCCCACCGCCGGATCGCCGACACCACCGGTCCCGAGCTGGTCGGCCTGCTCACCGGGGCGACGGTCGACGACCGGGGCTCGGTCGCCGCGCCCCCGGTGTCGGCCTAG
- a CDS encoding PfkB family carbohydrate kinase: MTTRADTVVPLIDFTPRDAPAVCVVGSLNADLIAYESGAAIPGAYNVGDRFELGAGGKGLNVAMSIAATGLPSYLVGRVGNDMFGHFILRALTSGRVNQDFVRTDPAAGTGVGHVRVNTHRDYDTCVVPGANDKVDAVDVAAALEEGPTFSHAVLQFEVPLATATEAARRFRASGAQVVVNFSPVTAGSREVLPHTDVLVVNEAEATALWLQVAGPDEPLTGRLWAMADLLRKCDGGPRDVVITLGDRGLWGMSRMGEVRQYRAFEVPVVNAVGAGDSFLAMLVSRLAQGIPFLDCLAPAGAAGALACSRRQSWLNRGDAPHLNEMVQDRSVLVPARTRRMAR, encoded by the coding sequence GTGACGACCCGCGCCGACACCGTCGTCCCCCTCATCGACTTCACCCCGCGCGACGCCCCGGCGGTCTGCGTCGTCGGCAGCCTCAACGCCGACCTCATCGCCTACGAGTCGGGGGCCGCGATCCCCGGCGCCTACAACGTCGGCGACCGGTTCGAGCTGGGCGCCGGGGGCAAGGGCCTCAACGTCGCCATGAGCATCGCGGCGACCGGGCTGCCGTCGTACCTCGTCGGTCGGGTCGGCAACGACATGTTCGGCCACTTCATCCTGCGGGCCCTCACCTCCGGACGGGTCAACCAGGACTTCGTCCGCACGGACCCCGCGGCGGGCACCGGGGTGGGGCACGTGCGGGTCAACACGCACCGCGACTACGACACCTGCGTCGTCCCCGGCGCGAACGACAAGGTGGACGCGGTCGACGTCGCAGCCGCCCTCGAGGAGGGACCGACGTTCTCCCACGCCGTCCTGCAGTTCGAGGTCCCCCTGGCCACGGCGACCGAGGCGGCCCGACGCTTCCGAGCCTCCGGCGCGCAGGTCGTGGTCAACTTCTCGCCCGTCACGGCCGGCTCCCGGGAGGTCCTGCCGCACACCGACGTCCTCGTGGTCAACGAGGCCGAGGCCACCGCTCTCTGGCTGCAGGTGGCCGGACCGGACGAGCCCCTCACCGGTCGTCTGTGGGCGATGGCCGACCTGCTGCGCAAGTGCGACGGCGGCCCCCGAGACGTCGTCATCACCCTGGGCGACCGGGGTCTGTGGGGGATGTCGAGGATGGGCGAGGTCCGCCAGTACCGCGCCTTCGAGGTGCCGGTGGTCAACGCCGTCGGCGCGGGCGACTCCTTCCTGGCGATGCTCGTCTCCCGGCTCGCGCAGGGGATCCCCTTCCTCGACTGCCTGGCTCCGGCCGGCGCCGCCGGCGCCCTCGCCTGCAGCCGTCGCCAGTCGTGGCTCAACCGCGGCGACGCGCCGCACCTGAACGAGATGGTCCAGGACCGCTCGGTCCTGGTCCCCGCCCGCACCCGGAGGATGGCGAGATGA
- a CDS encoding sugar phosphate isomerase/epimerase family protein: protein MTSTAQPHFATRLNSFALGGGLAHPRERPSTLDLVATAGTVEGLTALEVNYPEHFVDTTPSELGGAIEEAGLTNTGIQVRWPAPHFADGGFTHPAKSVREDAVRTATEAVDVAREMGCDHVVLWPAHDGYEYPFQMDYRSAWQQAVEGYRAVADHCPDVTVSIEFKPAEPRARTLLAGTGSVLALVAEAGRDNLAVTLDLAHLFMARENPAQSVALCLAQGRLRGLQLNDGWGAADDGLVTGSVDLVQTLETFFYLLRDGYTGTFYFDTDPIREDPVRECATNIARTKQLLQIAGSLVEGGRLPDPDALSGGAVWWEALVRS from the coding sequence ATGACATCCACCGCCCAGCCGCACTTCGCGACCCGGCTCAACTCCTTCGCTCTGGGCGGAGGTCTCGCCCACCCGCGTGAACGCCCGTCGACGCTGGACCTGGTGGCCACCGCCGGCACCGTCGAGGGCCTGACGGCGCTCGAGGTCAACTACCCGGAGCACTTCGTCGACACCACCCCGTCCGAGCTCGGCGGGGCCATCGAGGAGGCCGGTCTGACCAACACCGGCATCCAGGTCCGCTGGCCCGCCCCGCACTTCGCCGACGGCGGCTTCACCCACCCGGCGAAGTCGGTCCGCGAGGACGCCGTACGGACCGCGACGGAGGCCGTCGACGTGGCCCGCGAGATGGGCTGCGACCACGTCGTCCTGTGGCCGGCCCATGACGGGTACGAGTACCCGTTCCAGATGGACTACCGCAGCGCCTGGCAGCAGGCGGTCGAGGGCTACCGCGCGGTGGCCGACCACTGCCCCGACGTCACGGTGAGCATCGAGTTCAAGCCCGCCGAGCCCCGGGCGCGCACCCTGCTGGCCGGGACGGGCAGCGTCCTGGCCCTCGTCGCCGAGGCCGGGCGCGACAACCTCGCGGTGACGCTGGACCTCGCGCACCTCTTCATGGCGCGGGAGAACCCGGCCCAGTCGGTCGCCCTGTGCCTGGCCCAGGGCCGGCTGCGCGGCCTCCAGCTCAACGACGGCTGGGGAGCGGCGGACGACGGTCTCGTGACGGGATCGGTCGACCTGGTGCAGACCCTCGAGACGTTCTTCTACCTGCTGCGGGACGGGTACACCGGCACCTTCTACTTCGACACCGACCCGATCCGGGAGGACCCGGTGCGCGAGTGCGCCACGAACATCGCGCGGACCAAGCAGCTGCTCCAGATCGCCGGTTCGCTCGTCGAGGGCGGCCGGCTCCCCGACCCCGACGCCCTGTCCGGGGGTGCCGTGTGGTGGGAAGCGCTGGTGCGGTCGTGA
- a CDS encoding ABC transporter permease codes for MPLATSLRQRLSTSSGRVLGVLAALAAVFVVFTVLEPAFISVDNVSEIVVQSSIIGVVALGMTLVIVTGGIDLSVGSIVGVVSVVCATNLGSWTPFGTIVAGLVLGGLLGLLNGVFTAYLGLASFIVTLATLNLYRGVAFLYTNGTPIFGLDLQFRNIFAGSILGVQNPILILLVTTVVCFLLLTRTRLGTYLRAIGSNPTAARQSGVLVQRTTVLAFVLSGVLCALAALLLMGRVGAAEPITGTGFELTAIAAVVVGGTSLAGGRASIVGTILGALLLGSIRTGLTLLNVNPYIQYVVTGAIILVAVLIDRFVSRRHTR; via the coding sequence GTGCCTCTCGCGACGAGCCTGCGTCAGCGGCTGTCCACCTCGAGCGGACGCGTCCTCGGGGTCCTCGCGGCCCTCGCCGCCGTCTTCGTCGTCTTCACCGTCCTCGAGCCGGCGTTCATCAGCGTCGACAACGTCAGCGAGATCGTCGTGCAGTCCTCGATCATCGGCGTCGTCGCCTTGGGGATGACCCTCGTCATCGTCACCGGCGGGATCGACCTCAGCGTGGGGTCGATCGTCGGGGTCGTCAGCGTCGTCTGCGCCACCAACCTCGGTAGCTGGACCCCGTTCGGCACCATCGTCGCCGGACTCGTCCTCGGTGGTCTGCTCGGCCTGCTCAACGGCGTCTTCACCGCTTACCTCGGCCTGGCCAGCTTCATCGTCACCCTGGCCACGCTCAACCTCTACCGCGGCGTCGCGTTCCTCTACACCAACGGGACGCCGATCTTCGGCCTCGACCTGCAGTTCCGCAACATCTTCGCCGGCTCGATCCTCGGCGTGCAGAACCCGATCCTCATCCTGCTGGTGACGACGGTGGTCTGCTTCCTGCTCCTCACCAGGACCCGCCTCGGCACCTACCTGAGGGCGATCGGCAGCAACCCCACCGCGGCCCGCCAGAGCGGTGTCCTGGTCCAGCGCACGACCGTCCTCGCCTTCGTCCTGTCCGGCGTGCTGTGCGCGCTCGCCGCGCTCCTGCTCATGGGGCGGGTCGGGGCCGCGGAGCCGATCACCGGCACCGGCTTCGAGCTCACCGCGATCGCCGCCGTCGTCGTCGGGGGCACCAGCCTCGCCGGCGGGCGGGCCTCCATCGTCGGCACGATCCTCGGCGCCCTCCTGCTGGGCTCCATCCGCACCGGTCTCACCCTGCTCAACGTCAACCCTTACATCCAGTACGTCGTCACCGGCGCGATCATCCTCGTGGCCGTCCTGATCGACCGCTTCGTCTCCCGGAGGCACACCCGATGA